A genomic window from Paraburkholderia phytofirmans OLGA172 includes:
- a CDS encoding MBL fold metallo-hydrolase, with protein MAKAFASQADLEVKKVTWTKLSENAYAYTAEGDPNSGVIIGDDGVLIVDTTATPAMAQDLIAKIRSVTDKPIKYVVLSHYHAVRVLGASAYFEEGAQEVIASRGTYEMIVERGEADMKSEIERFPRLFAGVETVPGLTWPTLVFEKEMTLFLGKLEVRIAHLGAGHTKGDTVVWLPSQKVLFSGDLVEYDAACYCGDAQLEQWPATLEALRALKAEKLVPGRGPALTTPEDVNKGLDYTKDFVTTLLQQGREAVEQKLDLKAAMTHTRKAMDPKFGHVFIYEHCLPFDVSRAFDEASGITHPRIWTAQRDKEMWDALQA; from the coding sequence ATGGCAAAGGCATTCGCATCCCAGGCCGACCTGGAAGTCAAGAAAGTCACATGGACCAAGCTGTCCGAGAACGCTTACGCGTACACCGCTGAAGGCGATCCGAACTCGGGCGTGATCATCGGCGACGACGGTGTGCTGATCGTCGACACTACCGCCACGCCGGCCATGGCGCAGGACCTCATCGCGAAGATTCGCAGCGTTACCGACAAACCGATCAAGTACGTCGTGCTGTCGCACTACCACGCGGTGCGCGTGCTCGGCGCGTCGGCGTATTTCGAAGAAGGCGCGCAGGAAGTGATTGCGAGCCGCGGCACGTACGAGATGATCGTCGAGCGTGGCGAAGCGGACATGAAGTCGGAAATCGAACGCTTTCCGCGCCTGTTCGCGGGTGTTGAGACAGTGCCGGGCCTGACGTGGCCGACGCTCGTGTTCGAAAAAGAAATGACACTGTTCCTCGGCAAGCTCGAAGTGCGTATCGCGCATCTGGGCGCGGGTCACACGAAGGGCGATACGGTGGTGTGGCTGCCGTCGCAGAAGGTGTTGTTCTCCGGCGACCTGGTCGAATACGACGCAGCCTGCTATTGCGGCGATGCTCAACTCGAACAATGGCCCGCCACGCTCGAAGCACTGCGCGCGCTGAAGGCCGAGAAGCTGGTGCCGGGCCGCGGTCCCGCCTTGACCACGCCGGAAGACGTCAACAAGGGCCTCGATTACACGAAGGACTTCGTCACCACGCTGCTGCAGCAAGGCCGCGAAGCCGTCGAACAGAAACTCGATCTGAAGGCCGCAATGACGCACACGCGCAAGGCGATGGACCCGAAGTTCGGCCACGTGTTCATCTACGAGCACTGCCTGCCGTTCGACGTCTCGCGTGCCTTCGACGAAGCGAGCGGCATCACGCATCCACGCATCTGGACCGCGCAGCGCGACAAGGAAATGTGGGACGCGCTGCAAGCCTGA
- a CDS encoding IclR family transcriptional regulator: protein MSKAAKPATGKGAGGSETADGGKTQRGIQSVEVGGRVLLALAQARSPLALSDLATAAQIAPGQAHAYLVSLSRLGLIKRDELSGRYEPGPLSLRLGLMHLQNQPAFRAAVPRVAALAEAIGFSVAICIAGSQGPTIVRYEHAGFPLHVNLHVGTVMSLPATSTGRVFCAYLPRETLEGMWANQSGSLGSAMTPPDASAAFEAALDAIRARRLECSVDAPSPGISSLSAPVLDAGGRLCLALTVIGSTGAIDVAADGPTARALLAAARDIGAELSAAPSLVASSAS from the coding sequence GTGAGCAAAGCAGCAAAACCAGCCACCGGCAAAGGCGCGGGCGGCAGCGAGACGGCAGATGGCGGCAAGACGCAGCGCGGGATTCAGAGCGTCGAGGTCGGCGGCCGCGTGCTTCTGGCGCTTGCGCAGGCGCGCAGTCCGCTCGCGTTGTCCGATCTCGCCACCGCCGCGCAGATTGCGCCGGGGCAGGCGCATGCTTATCTGGTGAGCTTGAGCCGCTTAGGTCTGATCAAACGTGACGAACTGTCGGGCCGCTATGAACCCGGCCCACTGTCGTTGCGGCTTGGATTGATGCATCTGCAGAACCAACCGGCGTTTCGCGCCGCGGTGCCGCGCGTCGCGGCGTTGGCCGAAGCGATTGGGTTCAGCGTCGCGATCTGTATTGCCGGGTCGCAAGGGCCAACCATCGTCCGCTATGAGCATGCGGGCTTTCCATTGCACGTGAATCTGCATGTGGGCACGGTGATGTCGCTGCCGGCCACGTCGACGGGGCGCGTGTTTTGCGCTTATCTGCCCCGCGAAACGTTGGAGGGGATGTGGGCGAATCAGTCGGGCTCGTTGGGTAGCGCGATGACGCCACCTGACGCAAGCGCCGCGTTCGAAGCTGCTTTAGACGCAATCCGCGCACGCCGCCTGGAATGCAGCGTCGATGCGCCGAGTCCAGGCATCAGCAGTTTGAGCGCGCCGGTGCTCGATGCGGGCGGCCGCTTGTGCCTGGCGCTGACGGTGATCGGCTCGACCGGCGCGATCGACGTCGCCGCCGATGGCCCGACGGCCCGCGCGCTGCTTGCCGCTGCTCGTGATATCGGCGCTGAACTTTCGGCAGCGCCTTCCTTGGTAGCTTCTTCTGCATCGTGA
- a CDS encoding IclR family transcriptional regulator translates to MQSLDSTGELLGALVAAARPLSLRDLAAAAGMPPAKAFPHLVSLLKIGLLNRDAAGCFEAGPLALELGLIGLQRLSPTREAEPEVVELAASTGMSVAMAVLGPLGPTVVRLEESARPLHVSLRVGTVMSLVNTAIGRVFAAYVADDVRNGLLAQDHLRLAGAGAEEIFAGAGAGAGAGAGAGAGAGAGAENPGTASGRKDTAPSLPQLTKTYAQRLTQIRADGIDTALSRPVPGIDTLAAPVLDHTGSICLVLALMGPSGSFDSEIAGGPAQTLRTATLRLSRRFGWMAVAGEA, encoded by the coding sequence ATCCAGTCGCTCGATAGCACCGGCGAGTTGCTTGGTGCGCTGGTTGCCGCTGCGCGGCCGTTGAGCTTGCGCGACCTTGCCGCGGCTGCGGGCATGCCGCCGGCCAAAGCGTTTCCGCATCTGGTGAGTCTGCTCAAGATCGGCTTGCTCAATCGGGATGCTGCCGGTTGTTTCGAAGCCGGGCCGCTCGCACTCGAGCTTGGGTTGATCGGCTTGCAGCGTTTGTCGCCGACGCGGGAAGCCGAGCCGGAGGTGGTCGAACTGGCGGCGTCGACGGGAATGAGTGTCGCGATGGCGGTGCTCGGCCCGCTCGGGCCGACCGTCGTGCGCCTGGAAGAATCGGCGCGGCCGCTGCATGTGAGCCTGCGGGTCGGCACGGTGATGTCGCTGGTGAATACGGCAATCGGCCGGGTGTTTGCTGCGTATGTCGCGGACGATGTGCGCAATGGGCTGTTGGCGCAGGATCATTTGCGGCTGGCAGGGGCTGGAGCGGAGGAGATTTTTGCGGGGGCGGGGGCGGGGGCGGGGGCGGGGGCGGGGGCGGGGGCGGGGGCGGGGGCGGGGGCTGAAAATCCAGGCACGGCCTCAGGTCGCAAAGACACCGCGCCATCGCTACCGCAGCTGACAAAAACCTATGCGCAACGGCTCACGCAAATCCGCGCGGACGGCATCGATACCGCATTGAGCCGGCCGGTGCCTGGCATCGACACCTTGGCCGCGCCGGTGCTGGACCATACCGGCAGCATCTGTCTGGTGCTCGCGTTGATGGGGCCGAGCGGCAGCTTCGATAGCGAGATCGCGGGGGGCCCCGCGCAGACTTTGCGCACCGCAACCCTGAGGTTGTCGCGGCGGTTTGGGTGGATGGCGGTGGCGGGCGAGGCCTGA
- a CDS encoding Fic family protein, which yields MPHIGYQWLSNTYGVVPVHPFAVQSEIGRVRSTSTDGDIRREVYPEPYRPTASLTDNLTFAFRHEGIHLEFLARLYALQSVRGELEAWIAREPTGAYARRACFFYEWLMPEPLDAPGVSRGNYVDALNPEDFIVGTPVNNPRWRVRDNLPGNRDFCPVIRRVEAVRRAEAYDLAAPLAELEADYGIDLIMRSAVWLTVKESRASFLIEHEQDKEDRIRRFAAVMESECGQHANPFDAETLDVLQRGILGQSALRYGIRRSPVYVGHVARYQPVVDYIAPHWEHIETMLAGLSRFLERTEGGASIVRAAAASFGFVYVHPMADGNGRISRFLINDILRRDGAVSAPIILPVSATITHSTRDRAAYDKVLERFSRPLMKHYADRYTFGKTEIAEDGVEYNLHFQAYDDALPAWRYPDLTAHVIYLANVIDVTLTHEMRTEARFLHANDTARRAIKEFLEAPDNDLDGIIRSVRQNGNSVSNSLRKRYPLFDERPELSAQIVQAVTEAFSDENDR from the coding sequence ATGCCGCATATCGGTTATCAATGGCTATCCAACACGTACGGCGTCGTACCGGTCCACCCGTTCGCCGTTCAGAGCGAAATCGGACGGGTTCGCTCAACGTCCACCGACGGCGATATTCGTCGGGAGGTATATCCCGAGCCCTATCGCCCCACCGCCAGCCTGACCGATAACCTGACGTTCGCCTTCCGGCACGAGGGCATTCATCTGGAATTCCTCGCGCGGCTCTATGCACTGCAGTCGGTACGCGGCGAACTGGAGGCATGGATCGCCCGCGAGCCCACGGGCGCCTATGCGCGCCGTGCCTGCTTCTTCTATGAATGGCTGATGCCGGAGCCCTTGGACGCGCCGGGCGTCTCCCGAGGAAATTATGTCGATGCGTTGAATCCCGAGGACTTCATCGTAGGCACCCCGGTCAACAACCCGCGTTGGCGCGTGCGCGACAACCTGCCGGGCAATCGGGACTTCTGCCCGGTGATTCGACGTGTCGAAGCGGTTCGCCGCGCCGAAGCTTACGACCTTGCCGCACCGCTCGCCGAACTGGAAGCAGACTATGGCATCGATCTGATCATGCGCAGCGCCGTCTGGCTGACGGTCAAAGAGAGCCGCGCGAGCTTTCTGATCGAACATGAGCAGGACAAAGAGGACCGAATCCGCCGTTTCGCTGCGGTCATGGAAAGCGAATGCGGACAGCATGCGAATCCGTTCGACGCTGAAACGCTCGACGTCTTGCAACGCGGCATCCTCGGGCAGTCGGCGCTGCGTTATGGCATCCGCCGCTCACCGGTGTATGTGGGACATGTCGCACGCTATCAACCGGTGGTCGATTACATCGCACCGCATTGGGAACACATCGAAACGATGCTGGCGGGGCTGAGCCGCTTTCTGGAACGCACCGAAGGGGGGGCGTCGATCGTGCGCGCAGCCGCGGCATCGTTCGGCTTTGTCTATGTGCACCCTATGGCCGACGGTAACGGCCGCATATCGCGCTTCCTGATCAACGACATTCTGCGTCGCGACGGCGCAGTATCTGCGCCTATCATCTTGCCGGTGTCCGCTACGATCACTCACAGCACGCGCGATCGCGCCGCTTACGACAAGGTGCTCGAACGTTTTTCGCGCCCGCTGATGAAACACTATGCGGACCGGTACACGTTCGGCAAGACCGAGATCGCGGAAGACGGTGTCGAATACAACCTGCATTTTCAGGCCTATGACGACGCGCTGCCCGCCTGGCGCTACCCCGATCTGACTGCACACGTCATCTATCTGGCCAACGTGATCGACGTGACGCTAACGCACGAAATGCGTACCGAAGCGCGCTTTCTTCACGCCAACGACACAGCACGGCGCGCCATCAAGGAATTTCTCGAAGCACCGGACAACGATCTGGACGGCATCATTCGCAGCGTCCGGCAGAACGGCAACAGCGTATCGAACAGCTTGCGCAAGCGCTATCCGCTGTTTGACGAGCGGCCGGAGCTGAGCGCGCAAATCG